The following nucleotide sequence is from Leopardus geoffroyi isolate Oge1 chromosome D4, O.geoffroyi_Oge1_pat1.0, whole genome shotgun sequence.
GGAAATGGTGTTTCTGCCATTGACTGAAATGAAAGTCATCAGGAGAAAGGTGATAGATGAACtgttttaaaatagcaattattaagtgaaagcagaatctttggggcacctaggtggctcagttggttgagcatccaactcttgatttcagcttagtgctaagagtggagcctgcttaagattctgtctctccctctgcttctctctctctctctctctctctctctcaaataaaataaaataaaaaatacgtGAAAGCAGAATCCTAAAGCAGAATGATCCAGAGATCAAGGGGAAGTTTGGGGCTAAAGCTGAAGGTTCAGGAGTCATGTGTATGAATGTCTGaacttgaacaatgcaggggagAATGTGTAAAGGGAGATCAAAGAATGGAGACTTAAGATATATCCACTCTTGaagttaagaaaatgaagaaggggTGAATAGCCAAGAGTACAAGAGAGTTCAGTTATCATAAAGACAATAGGGAAAGTTTTACAAAAGATGGGAGGGGCATTGTCACATTCCCAAACTTGGATTACCCCTACCCCATTCAATTCCTACAATTCAGGTCCtgcctgtctcttcccctctccccagtgaGCATCATCTGTCTGCTTCTTTGCTTCCTCTCATGGGGGTCTCAGGGCATATCTGTCTGATTCCTCCTCCATCACTGTTGCCACAGGAGGTGGTGCTGAGAGCCGACCAGTCCTTCGCTACAGCAAGGAGCAGAGGCCTACCACGCTGCCCATCCAGCCCTTCGTGTTCCAGCACCACTTCCCCAAGCAGTTGGCCAAGGCCCGAGCCCTCCACAGCCTTTCCCAGCTCTACAGCCTCTCTGGTTGTGGCCGTGCACAGCAGCCTGCCCCACTGGCTGCCCCCACTGCTCAAGTGCCAGCCTTAGCTCCCTCAGGGGAGTCGCAGGCACCCACCAACAGAGGTGCCAGGAAAGCTGGTCCTGAGCTAGAAACCTCACGGCCATCACCCCTGGGTAGCTACTCCCCCATCCGCAGTGCTGGCCCCTTTGGGCCCAGCACCGATTCTTCTGCTTCCACCTCGTGCTCCCCTCCTCCAGAGCAGGCCACAGCCACAGAAAGCCCACCCCCATGGAGCCACTCCTGTCCTCCTGTTGCCCGGCCTGCCACCTCGCAGCAGCCACAGAAGGAGGATCAGAAGATACTGACCTTGGCTGAGTACCGTCTCCATGGAACAGGAAGTttgcctcctctgggctcctggagATCTAGCCTCAGTCGAGCAGAAAGTCTAGCCCGGGGAGGTGGTGAGGGCAGCATGGCCTCCAGGCCCAATAATGGTATGAGctttaccccccaccccaagcatcTTTACCTCCCCTTTGAATGGTTTCTTATACTCCAGACTGGGGTCAGAGGTtaaataatggggggggggggttaatatGGGGTCCTTCCCCATATTATCTATGGATaatatccacacacacacccagccctCATATTTTATATGGGCCCACTGGGTGGATATGAAGTGCTATCTCCTGCTAACTCTTGTCTGTCTCTTCTGCTAATCTGTTCTGCTTTCAGCCAACCACCTGTCCCCTCAAGCACTCAAGTGGCGGGAATACAGGAGGAAGAACCCACTAGGGCCACCTGGATTGTCAGGGAGCCTAGACCGAAGGCCACAGGAAGCTCGACTGGCCCGAAGGAACCCCATCTTTGAATTCCCTGGCTCCTTCAGTGCTGCTGGCCATCTGAACTGCCGGATGAATGGTGTGTGGCCCAGGTCCCCAGTATACCCAGAGCAGGCTCTACCACAGCTTGGCAGGGCTGGAGAAGGGGTCAGTCCCCAAAGGAACACAGAACCCAGATGCAACTCTTAGGAGAGTTGCTTGagactgatttttctcttctttgcagGTCAAGTAGTAAAGCCATTACCACTGACCTGCCCTGACTTCCAAGACCCCTTTTCCTTGACTGAGAAGCCTCCAGCTGAGTTTTGTCTGTCCCCAGATGGCAACTCAGAGGCCATTTCCATTGACCTACTTCAGAAAAAAGGTGAATATTACCCCCAGCTCAGGCCAGGAATTCTGTTGTCAGTGCCTATTTGTGCCCATTGCCCTACTGTCTAGTCTTCCAGATTATTTCCCTATTTTAGAACTCCACATGCTAGGAAAGAATTAGCACAGGAATTGGGGCAAGAGGTAGAAGTCTGTGtattgtgtatggtgtgtgtgcatgagcacgCAAGGGTCATTTATCAGATGCTTAAGAATCGGGCTTCAGTCTCTTGCCTTGGAGAGCTACGTATAGTGAGGGAGACTTTGCCATAAATAAATGGCCATGTGCTCTTGGGGACAGTTCAAGTACTACAGGGACTAACAGCTTCGGTAAGCATAATGGTGACATCTACTAAGCTATTTAGCAAATAAGGGACCACTGGACTAAGAGAGCTGCTTCAGTGAGATGATGCGAAAAGAACTGAACATCATTGTGGGCTGAAGGGAAGGAGCCTGTGAGAAGGAATAAAGATGAAGCTAAGGTCCCTTGCAGAGGAAGAGTGGGAGATTCAAACCTAGGAAGAGGGAAGAACCTTGAACAAGATGGAGAGTGAGTGGGCCCTGGGGGAGATTAGGTAGAATGTAGTTAGGTCTTTTGGATGGACAGGGATGTGGAATTCATGACCAGTCGCCTCTGTTCTCTAGGTGAAGTAGAATCAAGGGCTTGAGAAGAGGGGTAAAGATTTGGCAGTGTGAAAGGATAGCAGAGCGTACCACGAGACGCACATCCAAGAAGTGCCCTTGTCGATCACTGTTATGAGTGGCCCCGGACTTTCTCCAGCAGCCACTAGCCTGGTTTCTCATAGCAGAGAAGATGAATAGTTAGATTGATCTAGGATATGGAGTAAGAAGGTCTTGAAGATGCAGTTGGTGAGATGGATCCACTGGTGGTGAAAGCAGTGCAGGGCTTGAGAACTGGGCAAAAACAAGAAGGGGCCAGGGACTGGTCCTCGGTGAGACTGAGATCCgtgtgcagagacagagagaaagagtggaagcccctccctctctccacagaGGGCTCCGTTTCAGCCACGTTGCCCAGGGACTTGCTTAGGAACCTGTCACACATCAAATTCTTACTTGCAGGGCTGGTGAAAGCAGTTAACACTGCTGTGGACCTCATTGTGGCCCATTTTGGCACAAGCCGGGATCCTGGGGTGAAGGTAGGCAAGAAACTGAAGAGCTGAGCTCTACCCGGCTGACCCTCACCCATTCTGTGCAACCACTTCCTCCTGCTCTCTTGCACCAAGAACCCAGAGTTGGGAGCTTCGGGATGGGGATCTCAAGAGAAGCATGCTCAGGCCTAAGAGAGTCAGAAAGGACCAAGGTCAGGCCTCAAATGATTCTCTGTACTTGTCTACTGCATCCACAGGCAAAGCTGGGGAATAGTTCTGTGAGCCCCAATGTGGGCCACCTGGTTCTGAAGTACTTGTGCCCTGCGGTCCAGGCTGTGCTGGAGGATGGGCTCAAGGCCTTTGTGCTAGATGTCATCATTGGGCAACGTAAGAACATGCCGTGGAGTGTGGTTGAGGCTTCCACACAGCTGGGTAAGTGCTGGGTGGCAAGATGGGGACTCCAGGCTGAGATTAGGGTTCCAGAGACTGGACGTGTGACTGCTAACTCTGGCTTCCTCTCAGGCCCGTCTACCAAGGTCCTGCACGGCCTCTACAACAAAGTCAGCCAATTCCCAGAGCTCACCAGTCACACCATGCGTTTCAACGCCTTCATTCTTGGCCTGCTCAAGTGAGTGTGTGGGGCAACAAGAGCTGCAAACGACCAGCCCTCTCCCCTAGGCTCCTCCACTTCTGAGGAACCAACTCCCTAGACTGAGACAGTCAGGTGGATCCACAGGATCTGTGGCCAGGGCTCAGGctcaccttcctccttcccctgccacTCCCATCTAGCTATACCCTCTCTCAGTAGGTCACTGGTTTCCCACCACACCCACAACCCCCTGGCACTTATCACCAACATGGTCATTTGCTTTTAATCTGGTTTTTAATCCATAATCTGGCTTATTTGGAAATTAATCTGGTTCTTTGGATATTGTAAAGTTTGATCCACTCCATTCCAGCACTGCTTCCAAATCCTGCCTGCCCGTAAATCCATCTTGAGATCCACATCCtagtatctttctttctcaagtATGGGCCCAGGCCATCCCCTTTGGGATGTGTACCCTGTACTCTCACTCAGTAGCTGCCCTGACTTCTTGGGTCCTATGCAAGCCAACTCCTTTCTAGAGGGAAGAAATTGGCTTGTGAATCACATGTTCACCCCCTCCCAACGTCCCCGCTGACTTTCCAGAACTAGATTACATGAAATGAACCAGGTAGCCATAGAAGGGGGGTGTTCAGCCTATACCTCTGCTCTATGTCTGACCCGATGTCCATCTCCTTTGTACCTTATCATCTGGCTATATCCACACAAGATTCAACTCTCTTCACCTATTTCTCTACAGCATCCGGTCCCTGGAGTTCTGGTTTAACCACCTCTATAACCACGAAGGTAATGCCCAGAACACTGTTCTCTCTTGCAAACTCAATATAGGCCAGACCTCAGAGGCtcaaagagggaggcacagctCTTTACAGATTctagaggtggggagggaaccCCACAAACTTTCATCCTCAAAGCCGGGGCTTCTGCCCAAAACTTCCCCCAGCTTCTACTTGTGTTAGAGCCTTGGAGTCAGCAGGATACTCAGGCAGTGTGGAAGTCAGGGTGGCTAGGAACCCCGACACCTCCACTCTGAACTTGGGGCTGCCACTTAGGGTTTGGAGGTCGCGACCTGCACAACTTGAGGTGGCATCGTTTCCACTGGAGTGCATCTGAGGGCACAGCCTGTGTGGCCATATGCGGTGGCTCTGCCAGGGCTGCTTCTCAAAGGCCCACCCCAGGCCAGGCTGTGCTTCTCAGGCTGTGTGGCTCaggcctctctctttctcccctagATATCATCCAGACCCACTACCAGCCGTGGGGCTTCCTGAGTGCAGCACACACTGTGTGCCCTAGCCTCTTTGaagagctgctgctgctgctacagCCCCTGGCCCTGCTGCCCTTCAGCCTTGACTTGCTGTTCCAGCACCGGCTGCTGCAAAGtgggcagcagcagcggcagcacaAGGAGCTGCTGCGGGTGTCCCAGGACCTACTGCTGTCCGCCCACTCAACATTGCAGCTGGCCCGGGCTCGGGGCCAGGAGGGCCCTGGAGACACAGACAGGGCAGTCCATGGGGAGCGGGTGAAGGGTGTGGGTGCCTCAGAAGGTGGagaggatgaagaggaagaggagacagaagaggtGGCAGAGGCAGCTGGGGGCCCAGGGCGTGGCAGGTGGGCCCGAGGCGGGCAGGCCGGCTGGTGGTACCAGCTCATGCAGAGTTCCCAGGTCTACATCGATGGCTCAGCTGAGTGCTCTAGGTTCCCCCGTGGTGGCAGCAGTAGCagcagtgagaaaaagaaagggtcaGGAAGTGGGGGGCCACCCCCTCGAGAGGGAGTAGTCGAGGGGGCGGAGGCCTGCCCTGCCCCTGAAGAGACCCTCGGCCGGGATAGGGGCTGGCCTTTCTGGATGGGGAGCCCCCCTGATTCTGTGCTGGCTGAGCTGAGGCGCAGCCGGGAGAGGGAAGGGTCCACTGCCCCCTCAGCAGAAAATGAGGAAGGAGCCTCAGAACCTTCACCTGGGGGCATCAAGTGGGGCCACCTCTTTGGCTCCCGAAAGGCTCAGCGTGAGACCCGGCCCGCAAACAGGTGAGTGGCATCCCATAGTGTAGACGGATTTGGGGAGCCTCTCTAAGCCAGGGTACAGACAGAGCCAGAGCTCTAGCTGCTCTCTTCTAGGCTACCCTCTGACTGGCTGAGCCTGGACAAGTCCATGTTCCAACTAGTGGCACAGACAGTGGGTGCCCGCCGGGAGCCAGAGCCCAGGGAGAGCCTGCAGGAGCCACCCTCTCCAGCTCTGCCCTCCAAGCCTCCATGGTAAGCCCTGGGAGACAGGATTGGGGGACTGGGTTTGGCTTTGGATGGGGTTTCTCTGACCTCCATTTGTTGTTTCCCCAGCGAGGTGAAGGCACTGTGCCATCATCTGGCCACAGGCCCTGGACAGCTGAGCTTCCACAAGGGAGATATCCTCCGGGTGCTGGGGCCAGCTGGAGGAGACTGGCTGCGCTGCAGCCGCGGCCCCGACACCGGCCTGGTGCCACTGGCCTATGTGACCTTGACCCCAACTCCAAGTCCAACCCCTGGAAGCAGCCAAAACTGAGGCCCTGTGCATGTTGGTGGCCTCAGGGACCCTCATAACCCCCAACTCAGAGCCTGAGAGCCCTTC
It contains:
- the RUSC2 gene encoding AP-4 complex accessory subunit RUSC2 isoform X2, with the protein product MASRPNNANHLSPQALKWREYRRKNPLGPPGLSGSLDRRPQEARLARRNPIFEFPGSFSAAGHLNCRMNGQVVKPLPLTCPDFQDPFSLTEKPPAEFCLSPDGNSEAISIDLLQKKGLVKAVNTAVDLIVAHFGTSRDPGVKAKLGNSSVSPNVGHLVLKYLCPAVQAVLEDGLKAFVLDVIIGQRKNMPWSVVEASTQLGPSTKVLHGLYNKVSQFPELTSHTMRFNAFILGLLNIRSLEFWFNHLYNHEDIIQTHYQPWGFLSAAHTVCPSLFEELLLLLQPLALLPFSLDLLFQHRLLQSGQQQRQHKELLRVSQDLLLSAHSTLQLARARGQEGPGDTDRAVHGERVKGVGASEGGEDEEEEETEEVAEAAGGPGRGRWARGGQAGWWYQLMQSSQVYIDGSAECSRFPRGGSSSSSEKKKGSGSGGPPPREGVVEGAEACPAPEETLGRDRGWPFWMGSPPDSVLAELRRSREREGSTAPSAENEEGASEPSPGGIKWGHLFGSRKAQRETRPANRLPSDWLSLDKSMFQLVAQTVGARREPEPRESLQEPPSPALPSKPPCEVKALCHHLATGPGQLSFHKGDILRVLGPAGGDWLRCSRGPDTGLVPLAYVTLTPTPSPTPGSSQN
- the RUSC2 gene encoding AP-4 complex accessory subunit RUSC2 isoform X1; amino-acid sequence: MPLFEISRMDSPPKLTGETLIVHHIPLVHCQVPDRQCCGGAGGGSGSTRSNPFCPPELGITQPDQDLGQADSLLYNSLHSAPGGSARSADSTKSRVRDGRGPGAPKRHNPFLLQEGVAEPGLGDLYDDSTGDSATQQSFHLHGAGQPTLHLSPFQLPPPGPRVSRPWGATRSRAGVVEGQEQEPVATLDTQQCSTSHCCRPELEAETMELDECGGPGGSGSGGGASDTSGFSFDHEWKLSSDESPRNPRCSGSGPQHCRCSSTSSQSEAADQSMGYVSDSSCNSSDGVLVTFSTLYNKMHGNSRANLNSAPQSCSNSSFCSHSDPGAFYLDLQPSPAESKMSCESHHPDSGGREGSYGCPHASSPELDANCNSYRPHCEPCPAVADLTACFQSQARLVVATQNYYKLVTCDLSSQSSPSPAGSSITSCSEEHTKISPAPGPGPDPGPSQPSEYYLFQRPEVQPEEQEAVGSSVEAAAPVGPAVIEGQVYTNTSPPNLSTGRQRSRSCDRTLARSPPVRLGSLERMLSCPVRLSEGPTALAGPGSPPRRVTSFAELAKGRKKAAGSGSPPLRLSIGDSSQEFSPIQEAQQDRVGPLDEGVRCSHSLPPMPSGPGMDLVGPEPWSTQVCQGPQSNEMPPTGLRAAGQGPLAQLMDPGPALPGSPANSHTQKDARARADGGGAESRPVLRYSKEQRPTTLPIQPFVFQHHFPKQLAKARALHSLSQLYSLSGCGRAQQPAPLAAPTAQVPALAPSGESQAPTNRGARKAGPELETSRPSPLGSYSPIRSAGPFGPSTDSSASTSCSPPPEQATATESPPPWSHSCPPVARPATSQQPQKEDQKILTLAEYRLHGTGSLPPLGSWRSSLSRAESLARGGGEGSMASRPNNANHLSPQALKWREYRRKNPLGPPGLSGSLDRRPQEARLARRNPIFEFPGSFSAAGHLNCRMNGQVVKPLPLTCPDFQDPFSLTEKPPAEFCLSPDGNSEAISIDLLQKKGLVKAVNTAVDLIVAHFGTSRDPGVKAKLGNSSVSPNVGHLVLKYLCPAVQAVLEDGLKAFVLDVIIGQRKNMPWSVVEASTQLGPSTKVLHGLYNKVSQFPELTSHTMRFNAFILGLLNIRSLEFWFNHLYNHEDIIQTHYQPWGFLSAAHTVCPSLFEELLLLLQPLALLPFSLDLLFQHRLLQSGQQQRQHKELLRVSQDLLLSAHSTLQLARARGQEGPGDTDRAVHGERVKGVGASEGGEDEEEEETEEVAEAAGGPGRGRWARGGQAGWWYQLMQSSQVYIDGSAECSRFPRGGSSSSSEKKKGSGSGGPPPREGVVEGAEACPAPEETLGRDRGWPFWMGSPPDSVLAELRRSREREGSTAPSAENEEGASEPSPGGIKWGHLFGSRKAQRETRPANRLPSDWLSLDKSMFQLVAQTVGARREPEPRESLQEPPSPALPSKPPCEVKALCHHLATGPGQLSFHKGDILRVLGPAGGDWLRCSRGPDTGLVPLAYVTLTPTPSPTPGSSQN